The following proteins are co-located in the Carassius carassius chromosome 39, fCarCar2.1, whole genome shotgun sequence genome:
- the vps35l gene encoding VPS35 endosomal protein-sorting factor-like isoform X2, whose product MCRLEVSAVDFSDYHPLKAITVTDSKARRGVRKGSTSSSSSSSSSVVLDPLSSMLDGTDPLSLFAAASQTPTLPHSISAGELGRKRKEKEEEVGSDFEPWSSKRGEILSRFTTTEKLSINLFMGSDKSKASSPSSAVSEKVRTRLEELDDLEEGSQRELLNLSQQDYVNRIEELNQSLKEAWGSDQKVKALKIVIQCSKLLSDTSVIQFYPSKFVLITDILDTFGGLVYDRIWSMCADPHPLPESFSADDVNDTAKETCLNWFFKIASIRELVPRLYVEAALLKCNRFLTKSGIQETLQRLTAMIRGIGDPLVAVYARAYLCRVGMEVAPHLKDSLNKNFFDLLASFRQTHGESVQNQLAQQRVEIPIYLTLYSPAIHWILQCVAYRAPEVLLTEMMDRCKKLGNNALLLNSVMWAFRAEFVAMRATDFIGMIKDCDEAGFPKHLLFASLGRSLSCADPPESERLSILNEAWKVITKVRSPRDYINCAEIWVEFTCRHFTKREVNTVLADIIKHMTPDRAFEDAYPQLQSVIKKILPHFQDFSVLFSMEKFLPFLDMFQKDSVRVEVCKSIMEVFIKHQQEATRDPVILNALLHICKTMHDSVNALTLDDEKRSLSLLIIGFIRMVSFGRDFEQQLSFCVEARATFCNLEPVIIHLIHTVNQLAMETRCVMKGNHSRKTAAFVRACAAYSFITIPSLTSIFNRLNLYLLSGEVALANQCLSQADAFLKAAVSLLPEVPRTISIEGKQRSSEPFLLDFINNFLSTLLVVPDHPEQGVLYLVRGLLNMVQDYTWEDNSDAKIRVYISALPLLAAMSQESFLYTIPKVDSNETLYGGDPKFIAEINKLSETLIGQVLDHLKGLGRDEGVRRQGSLAFSLFGCLLAHGDLRNNKLNQLAVNLWNLSHKHGFCDTRTSVRTLEYIKHQAQLADLSHLSDMTTRLSLQSRA is encoded by the exons ATGTGTCGTTTGGAGGTTTCAGCAGTGGACTTCAGTGACTATCATCCACTTAAAGCAATTACG gtGACAGACTCTAAAGCTCGCCGTGGTGTGCGGAAAGGCAgcacttcctcctcctcttcctcctctagTTCTGTGGTTCTGGATCCACTCAGCTCAATGTTGGATGGGACCGACCCACTATCTCTTTTCGCTGCGGCGTCTCAGACACCAACTCTCCCACACAGCATCTCTGCTGGG GAGTTGGGACGTAAACGtaaggagaaagaggaggaagtGGGCTCAGACTTTGAGCCATGGTCATCTAAACGTGGAGAAATCCTGTCTAGATTCACCACCACAGAAAAACTGTCTATA AATCTCTTCATGGGCTCGGACAAGA GTAAAGCATCCAGTCCCAGCTCAGCGGTGTCCGAGAAGGTGCGCACTCGTCTGGAGGAACTGGATGACCTGGAGGAG GGTTCTCAGAGGGAGCTGCTGAACCTGTCCCAGCAGGACTATGTCAACCGCATTGAAGAGCTCAACCAGTCTCTGAAGGAGGCCTGGGGCTCAGACCAGAAAGTCAAAGCTCTGAAAATTGTCATCCAG TGCTCCAAGCTGCTCTCCGATACGTCAGTAATTCAGTTCTACCCCAGCAAGTTTGTTCTCATCACAGATATCCTAGACACCTTCG GTGGTCTGGTTTATGACAGGATCTGGTCCATGTGTGCTGACCCTCATCCTCTACCAG AATCATTCTCCGCTGATGATGTGAATGACACAGCCAAAGAGACGTGCCTCAACTGGTTCTTTAAGATCGCCTCCATCAGAGAGCTTGTCCCTCGATT ATATGTTGAGGCTGCTCTTCTAAAATGCAACCGCTTCTTGACAAAGTC TGGGATTCAGGAGACGCTGCAGAGATTGACAGCGATGATCAGAGGAATAGGAGACCCACTGGTGGCTGTGTATGCACGGGCATATTTATGCAGG GTGGGGATGGAGGTGGCGCCGCATCTGAAGGACAGTCTCAATAAGAATTTCTTTGACCTGCTGGCCTCCTTCCGTCAGACTCATGGTGAAAGTGTGCAGAATCAGTTGGCGCAGCAGCGGGTGGAGATTCCCATCTATCTGACTCTCTATTCTCCTGCTATACACTGGATCCTGCAGTGTGTGGCATACAGAGCACCAGAG GTTCTGCTAACAGAGATGATGGACAGATGCAAGAAGCTGGGCAACAA TGCTCTCCTGCTGAACTCTGTCATGTGGGCATTCCGGGCAGAATTTGTTGCAATGAGAGCGACAGACTTTATTGGCATGATCAAAGACTGTGATGAAGCTGGATTTCCCAAG CACCTGTTGTTTGCGTCTCTCGGTCGCAGTCTGTCCTGTGCTGACCCTCCAGAGAGCGAGAGACTCTCCATACTCAACGAAGCTTGGAAGGTCATCACTAAAGTGCGCAGTCCAAGG GATTACATCAACTGTGCCGAGATCTGGGTGGAGTTTACCTGCCGTCACTTCACA AAACGGGAAGTGAACACCGTTCTTGCTGACATCATCAAACACATGACTCCAGACAGAGCTTTCGAGGATGCATATCCACAG CTGCAGTCGGTGATAAAGAAGATCCTTCCCCACTTCCAGGACTTCTCTGTGCTCTTCTCAATG GAGAAGTTTTTGCCCTTTCTGGACATGTTCCAGAAAGACAGTGTGAGGGTGGAGGTGTGTAAATCCATCATGGAGGTCTTCATCAA ACACCAGCAGGAAGCAACAAGAGACCCAGTCATTCTCAATGCACTGCTGCACATCTGTAAGACCATGCATGACTCTGTCAA TGCTCTAACTCTAGATGATGAGAAAAGATCTCTGTCTCTGCTGATTATTGGATTTATTCGTATG gtGTCGTTTGGGAGGGACTTTGAGCAGCAGCTGAGTTTCTGTGTGGAAGCCAGAGCAACTTTCTGTAATCTAGAACCTGTCATCATTCACCTGATTCAC actgTGAATCAGTTAGCAATGGAGACCAGATGCGTAATGAAAGGCAATCACTCACGAAAAACGGCTGCTTTTGTCAGG GCGTGTGCTGCCTACAGTTTCATCACCATTCCGTCCCTCACCAGTATCTTCAACCGTCTCAACCTCTATCTGCTCTCTGGAGAGGTAGCGCTGGCCAACCAGTGTCTGTCCCAGG cGGATGCGTTTCTGAAGGCAGCAGTCAGTCTTCTGCCAGAAGTCCCACGAACCATCAGCATTGAGGGTAAACAGCGCTCATCTGAGCCTTTCCTCCTCGACTTCATCAACAACTTCCTCTCCACACTGCTCGTAGTGCCg GATCATCCGGAGCAGGGTGTGCTGTATCTGGTGCGAGGGCTGTTGAATATGGTGCAGGACTACACCTGGGAGGACAACAGTGATGCTAAGATCCGCGTCTACATCAGCGCTTTACCATTACTAGCAGCAATGAGCCAAGAAAGCTTTCTCTACACCATTCCTAAAG TGGATTCCAATGAAACCCTCTATGGAGGAGATCCCAAATTCATCGCAGAGATCAACAAGCTGTCTGAGACTCTGATCGGACAGGTTCTGGATCATTTGAAGGGTCTGGGCCGAGATGAG GGAGTGCGCAGGCAGGGCAGTCTGGCTTTCTCTCTGTTCGGCTGTCTGTTGGCTCATGGTGATCTACGCAACAACAAACTCAATCAGCTGGCTGTCAACCTGTGGAACCTGAGTCACAAACATGGCTTCTGTGACACGCGCACATCG GTTCGGACTCTCGAGTACATCAAACATCAGGCGCAGCTGGCAGACTTGAGCCATCTCTCTGACATGACGACACGTCTGTCCCTGCAGTCCAGAGCCTGA
- the vps35l gene encoding VPS35 endosomal protein-sorting factor-like isoform X1, with protein sequence MASVQWHSRARKYEGELQMCRLEVSAVDFSDYHPLKAITVTDSKARRGVRKGSTSSSSSSSSSVVLDPLSSMLDGTDPLSLFAAASQTPTLPHSISAGELGRKRKEKEEEVGSDFEPWSSKRGEILSRFTTTEKLSINLFMGSDKSKASSPSSAVSEKVRTRLEELDDLEEGSQRELLNLSQQDYVNRIEELNQSLKEAWGSDQKVKALKIVIQCSKLLSDTSVIQFYPSKFVLITDILDTFGGLVYDRIWSMCADPHPLPESFSADDVNDTAKETCLNWFFKIASIRELVPRLYVEAALLKCNRFLTKSGIQETLQRLTAMIRGIGDPLVAVYARAYLCRVGMEVAPHLKDSLNKNFFDLLASFRQTHGESVQNQLAQQRVEIPIYLTLYSPAIHWILQCVAYRAPEVLLTEMMDRCKKLGNNALLLNSVMWAFRAEFVAMRATDFIGMIKDCDEAGFPKHLLFASLGRSLSCADPPESERLSILNEAWKVITKVRSPRDYINCAEIWVEFTCRHFTKREVNTVLADIIKHMTPDRAFEDAYPQLQSVIKKILPHFQDFSVLFSMEKFLPFLDMFQKDSVRVEVCKSIMEVFIKHQQEATRDPVILNALLHICKTMHDSVNALTLDDEKRSLSLLIIGFIRMVSFGRDFEQQLSFCVEARATFCNLEPVIIHLIHTVNQLAMETRCVMKGNHSRKTAAFVRACAAYSFITIPSLTSIFNRLNLYLLSGEVALANQCLSQADAFLKAAVSLLPEVPRTISIEGKQRSSEPFLLDFINNFLSTLLVVPDHPEQGVLYLVRGLLNMVQDYTWEDNSDAKIRVYISALPLLAAMSQESFLYTIPKVDSNETLYGGDPKFIAEINKLSETLIGQVLDHLKGLGRDEGVRRQGSLAFSLFGCLLAHGDLRNNKLNQLAVNLWNLSHKHGFCDTRTSVRTLEYIKHQAQLADLSHLSDMTTRLSLQSRA encoded by the exons ATGGCTTCAGTTCAGTG GCACTCTCGGGCCCGTAAATATGAGGGTGAGTTGCAGATGTGTCGTTTGGAGGTTTCAGCAGTGGACTTCAGTGACTATCATCCACTTAAAGCAATTACG gtGACAGACTCTAAAGCTCGCCGTGGTGTGCGGAAAGGCAgcacttcctcctcctcttcctcctctagTTCTGTGGTTCTGGATCCACTCAGCTCAATGTTGGATGGGACCGACCCACTATCTCTTTTCGCTGCGGCGTCTCAGACACCAACTCTCCCACACAGCATCTCTGCTGGG GAGTTGGGACGTAAACGtaaggagaaagaggaggaagtGGGCTCAGACTTTGAGCCATGGTCATCTAAACGTGGAGAAATCCTGTCTAGATTCACCACCACAGAAAAACTGTCTATA AATCTCTTCATGGGCTCGGACAAGA GTAAAGCATCCAGTCCCAGCTCAGCGGTGTCCGAGAAGGTGCGCACTCGTCTGGAGGAACTGGATGACCTGGAGGAG GGTTCTCAGAGGGAGCTGCTGAACCTGTCCCAGCAGGACTATGTCAACCGCATTGAAGAGCTCAACCAGTCTCTGAAGGAGGCCTGGGGCTCAGACCAGAAAGTCAAAGCTCTGAAAATTGTCATCCAG TGCTCCAAGCTGCTCTCCGATACGTCAGTAATTCAGTTCTACCCCAGCAAGTTTGTTCTCATCACAGATATCCTAGACACCTTCG GTGGTCTGGTTTATGACAGGATCTGGTCCATGTGTGCTGACCCTCATCCTCTACCAG AATCATTCTCCGCTGATGATGTGAATGACACAGCCAAAGAGACGTGCCTCAACTGGTTCTTTAAGATCGCCTCCATCAGAGAGCTTGTCCCTCGATT ATATGTTGAGGCTGCTCTTCTAAAATGCAACCGCTTCTTGACAAAGTC TGGGATTCAGGAGACGCTGCAGAGATTGACAGCGATGATCAGAGGAATAGGAGACCCACTGGTGGCTGTGTATGCACGGGCATATTTATGCAGG GTGGGGATGGAGGTGGCGCCGCATCTGAAGGACAGTCTCAATAAGAATTTCTTTGACCTGCTGGCCTCCTTCCGTCAGACTCATGGTGAAAGTGTGCAGAATCAGTTGGCGCAGCAGCGGGTGGAGATTCCCATCTATCTGACTCTCTATTCTCCTGCTATACACTGGATCCTGCAGTGTGTGGCATACAGAGCACCAGAG GTTCTGCTAACAGAGATGATGGACAGATGCAAGAAGCTGGGCAACAA TGCTCTCCTGCTGAACTCTGTCATGTGGGCATTCCGGGCAGAATTTGTTGCAATGAGAGCGACAGACTTTATTGGCATGATCAAAGACTGTGATGAAGCTGGATTTCCCAAG CACCTGTTGTTTGCGTCTCTCGGTCGCAGTCTGTCCTGTGCTGACCCTCCAGAGAGCGAGAGACTCTCCATACTCAACGAAGCTTGGAAGGTCATCACTAAAGTGCGCAGTCCAAGG GATTACATCAACTGTGCCGAGATCTGGGTGGAGTTTACCTGCCGTCACTTCACA AAACGGGAAGTGAACACCGTTCTTGCTGACATCATCAAACACATGACTCCAGACAGAGCTTTCGAGGATGCATATCCACAG CTGCAGTCGGTGATAAAGAAGATCCTTCCCCACTTCCAGGACTTCTCTGTGCTCTTCTCAATG GAGAAGTTTTTGCCCTTTCTGGACATGTTCCAGAAAGACAGTGTGAGGGTGGAGGTGTGTAAATCCATCATGGAGGTCTTCATCAA ACACCAGCAGGAAGCAACAAGAGACCCAGTCATTCTCAATGCACTGCTGCACATCTGTAAGACCATGCATGACTCTGTCAA TGCTCTAACTCTAGATGATGAGAAAAGATCTCTGTCTCTGCTGATTATTGGATTTATTCGTATG gtGTCGTTTGGGAGGGACTTTGAGCAGCAGCTGAGTTTCTGTGTGGAAGCCAGAGCAACTTTCTGTAATCTAGAACCTGTCATCATTCACCTGATTCAC actgTGAATCAGTTAGCAATGGAGACCAGATGCGTAATGAAAGGCAATCACTCACGAAAAACGGCTGCTTTTGTCAGG GCGTGTGCTGCCTACAGTTTCATCACCATTCCGTCCCTCACCAGTATCTTCAACCGTCTCAACCTCTATCTGCTCTCTGGAGAGGTAGCGCTGGCCAACCAGTGTCTGTCCCAGG cGGATGCGTTTCTGAAGGCAGCAGTCAGTCTTCTGCCAGAAGTCCCACGAACCATCAGCATTGAGGGTAAACAGCGCTCATCTGAGCCTTTCCTCCTCGACTTCATCAACAACTTCCTCTCCACACTGCTCGTAGTGCCg GATCATCCGGAGCAGGGTGTGCTGTATCTGGTGCGAGGGCTGTTGAATATGGTGCAGGACTACACCTGGGAGGACAACAGTGATGCTAAGATCCGCGTCTACATCAGCGCTTTACCATTACTAGCAGCAATGAGCCAAGAAAGCTTTCTCTACACCATTCCTAAAG TGGATTCCAATGAAACCCTCTATGGAGGAGATCCCAAATTCATCGCAGAGATCAACAAGCTGTCTGAGACTCTGATCGGACAGGTTCTGGATCATTTGAAGGGTCTGGGCCGAGATGAG GGAGTGCGCAGGCAGGGCAGTCTGGCTTTCTCTCTGTTCGGCTGTCTGTTGGCTCATGGTGATCTACGCAACAACAAACTCAATCAGCTGGCTGTCAACCTGTGGAACCTGAGTCACAAACATGGCTTCTGTGACACGCGCACATCG GTTCGGACTCTCGAGTACATCAAACATCAGGCGCAGCTGGCAGACTTGAGCCATCTCTCTGACATGACGACACGTCTGTCCCTGCAGTCCAGAGCCTGA